A genomic window from Triticum urartu cultivar G1812 chromosome 7, Tu2.1, whole genome shotgun sequence includes:
- the LOC125521652 gene encoding uncharacterized protein LOC125521652 — MASHHGRLPPLAIAAVHCLLLPSASPMQRQLAPPAAILYTCDDPHPAAFPSLPFSATYPAPFLSMTDMALHWKHAASLQCQVRSSECLIACTSASNLSMKVLHGVPPRFWMGHHRDPASPLRFTSRLPSWLSCVLATSAASHQRLLVCHERGMGYMLIRVCMHAGVCACIGCVACVL; from the exons ATGGCGAGCCACCATGGACGGCTTCCTCCTCTGGCCATCGCCGCAGTCCATTGCCTCCTCTTACCGAGTGCCTCCCCCATGCAGCGCCAGCTGGCCCCTCCTGCTGCCATCCTGTACACCTGTGACGATCCCCATCCGGCCGCCTTCCCATCACTTCCGTTCAGTGCAACCTACCCAGCCCCTTTCCTATCGATGACCGACATGGCCCTCCACTGGAAGCACGCGGCTTCTCTTCAATGTCAG GTGCGGTCGTCTGAGTGCTTAATCGCTTGCACTAGTGCTTCTAACTTGTCGATGAAGGTGCTGCATGGTGTGCCACCTCGTTTTTGGATGGGCCACCATCGTGACCCAGCGTCTCCCCTGCGGTTCACATCCCGTCTGCCGTCATGGTTGTCCTGTGTCCTTGCGACCTCTGCGGCCAGTCACCAACGCCTATTAGTGTGCCATGAGCGAGGCATGGGGTACATGCTAATCCGTGTCTGCATGCATGCTGGCGTGTGTGCGTGCATTGGATGTGTTGCTTGCGTGCTTTGA